In the Triticum aestivum cultivar Chinese Spring chromosome 2B, IWGSC CS RefSeq v2.1, whole genome shotgun sequence genome, AATGACCCTTCCCACCACATTGATAGCACAACATTTTCTCTTTCTTACGCACCCACTTGGATGCCCTCTCCGACTCAGCCCTGTCTGTCGCCTCCACTGACGTTGTCAACCCGGACTCATTCTCGGGTATCTCAGCATGAGCTAGTGCCGACACCACCTCCATAGCTTGACTTGACAAAACCGGCTCCTCAACATACCCGTCAACGGCCATCTGCTCGACAGCGGGCGGATGAGGCTGTCGTGGGCGGTACCGGCCACCTcgaccaccacgaccaccacgatgACCGCGGAAACCACCCCACTGTCGATAGCCCGGGCTAGACGCCCCCTCAAAAAAACCTCTTGGGGGACCCATAAACGGTCGCGCTGCCGAGCCATCGCTCTACCAAGCATATCCTCGACCATCACCCGTCGACGAGGAGCCACGGTGCTGACCAACCTCATAAGCATTAAAACCATCATCTCCCCACTGACCCCGGGGCGCGGCAAAAGAACCTCCAACACCAGAGTTTTGAGGCGAAGGCGGTGCCTGCGTCTGCACCGTCCCAGCCCTGCTCTGCGTAGGCTTGGAGACGAGGtgaggcagtggggccggcctcgGCTGTTGCCCGATCGTCAGCCCCGGGTTCCTCGGCGCAGGCGGCCTCGGTGCGGCGCCACCCTGGCCCGCAGCGGCGATCCCAGCCAACCCAGGCGCCGGTGGACAAGGTCCAGGAAGCTGCCCACCACGCTCGACCGCAAGACCAGCCGAACCAGTCGCCGGCGGGTGGGCACCGGGCAACACACTACCACGGCCCGCAGCCGCACCGGCCGTGGCCATGCCCCGACCCACAGCCGAAACCGGTGGAGGCGCCCCTCCACGGCCAGTCCCAGGGACCGGCGGCAGCACCGCGCCACGGCCACCGCCAGCGCCCGGCGGCGGTGCAACCCCGGCGCGTCCGGACCCGGAGGGCACGACGGGTTTTTTCCCCGGCGGCAGCGCACCACTGCGGCCCGCCATCACCCCAAGTGGAAGAATTCGCCGAGCACGACCACCCCCAGCAGAACGAAGGTTCGGACTCCGGCGATGAAAAACCCTTGTTGGCGAGGAAGAGACAGGGAACATCGGTCGATCACGGCATACTCCGTCACCCACATTAGCGATCAGGACTCGACCTgactgggcctcatacccagccaTTCCCGGCCCGTCCACCTCACCGAACTCACTTCGGTCCGTCACCAGGATTAGTTGGGTTGGCAGCGGTTTagcctgggcctcatacccatcTAACCCCGGCCCAACCAAACTCGGCCCATGTGCACACTGAATCGGCCCCTCTCGGCCAAGCAAAAAATTCAAACGAAGCGCTCGGTCGGCAGCGATCCCGATGCCCGGAATTCCGGGCATGACCGGCGCAGACGCCGCCGGCGCCGATCTAGCCACCGTCCGGCGAGCTTTCTTCTTTCTCTTAACGACGATCCATGACTCCGGCCGAACTAAATCGAAAACGGTAAGATTAGGAAGACTGACCTTCGGGATAGGGCCCTTCCAAGGCTTgaccaccgtcgccgacgttcTCCGATGAACCACTCGGCACACCATCTCCTCTTCTTGCCCGCGTGCAGCCCTATCCTGGCCGGATCATCAAGGGGCAGCACCTTGTCAATGGTCGTCACCGCTTCCTCTTCCATGTATCCGGCATTGAAGAACTCGCAGATTTGGTCAGAGGGAGTCGGCGACGGTGGAGATAGCCGAGACTCGTCCACATCTCCATCTGCATCGTCCTCGTCAGCGTCTGCGAGTGCCCAAAACCGGCCCCCCACCCGCCGTCGATTGCCGgagaggcgaggcggcgcgcctGCTGTCTCCCcgctcgtccccccccccccccccccagtcgccTTACGAGACATCTCCGATTATTTCCTGCATAGTAGGATGCACCTATGATCTCTGTCGACACCACCAACACGTGTGAACCCCAAGGCATgacctgtagcatgttgttcgcCAGCCCCACCGCGGTCAATGATGCAGCGCATGCCATCCCTGAGAGGTCGATGATGCGGAGATCACCTCGCAACTTGTAACGGTTCACAATCATGTCGCTGATGGTTGGTACCGGGCAAAATAAAGTGCAGGTGGTGATAAGAACATCAATCACATCGTGGTTGATGCCTGTCTTGGCCAAGAGGTCATCGATCACTGGGAACATCAATCATCGTGGTTGATGCTTTCATTTGGCCATTCCATTATATTCCACTTGCCTATTTTAACTTGATGATGTATTCTTGCAGAATCATGGGCACGGGCAAACTTATAATGTATTGAGAGAAGACACATTATCCTTTTCATATATTTTTCTGTATCAAGCAGTTTGCTTGCCATTTAATTGTCCTCGTACATTATACATTATTCCATGAAATACACTATTGTTCGGTAAATAAGTACATTGTTCATTGAAACTTCTAAAACCATAGAAAAGTAGTGCATCAGGGTAGATTCATCATTCATCTCTAGATCCGCCCCTGTCTTCTAGTAATTATGTTTGTTTAGCATTTGTTGGAGACATCGTTGAGTGATGATCCATGTAGTTAGCCCAGGGTCCATCCACATCAGAAGATGGTTGTATACACACCCACCCAGCTGTGTTGCACTCGTATCCTGCACCAAATCCGATCATCCACACCTTGTTGCCTTTCTTCATCTGGCCTTTAGCCTCTATGTATGCCAACTCGTACCACACGGATGCGCTCATTTGGTTTCCAAATTGATGAAACGTCATCCGCGATGGTTCAACATGCTTGTTTGATAGATTGAGTCCATGTTGTACTGAGGTGATAACCGCTGGTCCACCAGCGTGGATGCAGAAATGCTCAAATGCAAGAGAAAAGTTGGGGATGTATGGTCCAACCTTCCACCAGAAGAGCATCTTTTTTGTCACGTAGAAAAACAAAAACTTGAGAAGCTCTGACGCCGGTAAGACAAGAGACCCAGTTGCCATGATATTGGCCTTGAGTGCGTCTTCAGCGACATTCATGAGCTCTCTAGAGAGAGCGATCCCAAGGTTTCCTTTCTCATCTTCCTCCTGATACACACACCGATAGGCATCATTATTTGCTGCTGTGATCGTTCGTGTAAGATACTGAAGCCGAAACCTAGCCTTGGATCTAGAAGTAGACAAAAGCTTGGCAGCACCGCTCATACGAAACAAGATGTTACCCAACAACATGGAACGATTATCTCCTGCATAGTAGGATGGCCCTATGATCTCCGTCGACACCACCAACACGTGTGAACCCCAAGGCATGACCTGTAGCATGTTGCTCGCGAGCCCCACGGCGGTCAATGATGCAGAGCATGCCATCCCAGAGAGATTGACGATGCGGAGATCATCTCGCAACTTGTAACGGTTCACAATCATGTCGCTGATGGATGGTACCGGGCAAAATAAACTACAGTTGGTGATAAGAACACCAATCGCATTGTTGTTGATGCGTGTCTTGGTTAAAAGGTCATCGATCACTGGGAAGACAATCAACTCTGCTTCGGCGCGTGCTTCATCAAGCCCACAGTATGGCTCAATATAGCCAAACGCAGGTGGCACGTACGTTTGATCGCTCATGTTTGAGCGGTCAAGAATAGCAGCTATGAAGTTGGTGGTAGAATCATCAAGGAAAGGTGAGAGGTGTGCATGCTCGAAGAAGGTTGCCTTTGTGTATCTGAAGTTGGATCTTGGCCGGAAGCAAGCGTAGTCAACAAGGTATACGGTTTTAGGACGGAGTGCAAGGTAGGCGGTAGCCGTGACGATTAGAAGAGCGACAACTAGTAGATGGATAGGACTGGGTTGTGTCACACACTCGTGTGCAGCGGCAAGCCATTGTGCAACTTTTGGGAGGACCGCAGCTGTGAGTGTCATTGTGGTGACGATGATGTTGGTAGCAGGATGGTATAATGAAAGTTAAGCAATTGTTTCCATTTTATAGCAATCTCAGATGCTTGTGATGAGAGCCCAAACTCATGTTGTTGGGTAGTTTGATTAGTGTACGCTTGTGCACGGAACTGTACTGGTGGGAGATTTTCGGAAACGTCATAGCCATGCACTGCTAGAACAAATTAACTTCCAGCAGTATTAGACCGTGCATGCCAACTTCCCAGCCATATTCCTATCATATTATTCATGTTGCACGTTAGTGCGTAGCCATGTTTTTCACATTACGAGACCTCTTACGGATTATTAGGAAGTAAGTTAGGGCATCTCCGTGCCGCAAATCAGATACACTAAACGTCTGCGAATGTGTTCGTAGACCCAGATACGTGAACTGACCATCCAACCTTATACCTCGAATGTAGCCTTGCGCAATACACAATGATGATTTCTTACTTGAGATAGCTGCAACCTAATTCACGTCCGCGAAATAACTTTGCAAGAGCTGCAACCCATCCGCCAAATAGCTTGTCAGCGTAACCTTTCCACCAAATAACCGATCAATTAACTATTAAATAAAAAACAATATAACACAGCTAGCTACGAGCCTCCACAGCGATTTAACTGTCTCAGCCATCGGATCTTCGAACATACGATGCAGATCAAAGTTGGGTTGTCCCAGGTCGCCCCCGCGCGTCGTGCACCGTCTCGAGGGCCGCTGCTCCGCGGAACGAGCTCGCGTTTCTCTACGTTACTGGGCCGTAGAAGGCCCACGTCTTACCATCAGACGCTATCCTCCCGGACGAACTGCCCTAAAAAAAACCAATCCTCCCGAACTAACAGTTTCACTGTCCCTCCGCGatgcgccgccgccgtcggcgagCTTCTGTTGtgcgtctgcctccacgtcggtgCCAACCACCCGCCATGTACTCTTCCTCCGCAGCCCCTTCTTAACTGGCGCCGCCTCTGTGCCTTAACCAGCGGCAGGAGAACCGGCTCACCCTGTTGTTCCCCACAAAAACCTAACAGTTCGCTAGGGCGGCTATTGCATGTGCTAGCGATGGCGAGTGAGTGGTAGAAAGTAGAAACACATGGCCATGTGCGATGGTGCATCGCTGCGTATGGTTATGAGCAAGAGGAAAACTGAAATCGGATTTGTTTTTCCCTCTTCAAGCTTCGTTTCACCCAACGCCCTATGTTAATTCTTAGGTTTCAATCTCATACATGCACTATCTTTCTGTTGATTCTTTACTGATTAGGAATTATTTTTTGAGAAATTAAATTTTAGGGTTTACTGTTGATGGTTTTATACTTAATTGGGGAAGAATTGCGCTATCTCATGCCAATGGTTTCAATCGGAAAACTGGCAAATCAAACTGCTGGTGTGCCCCCGTTATCCAACTTTTTCATTGGGGGCCAAGAGTTACTAAGATGAGGTTATTTTTCGTACCTGCAATTTATTCAGTTTATGCTAATTCTGTCTGATGCTGAGGTTTCATACTTTCGTTGGGGGCCAAGAGTTACTAAGATGAGGTTATTTTTCATACGTGCAATTCATTCAGTTTCTGGTAATTCTGTTTGATGCCGAGGTCCAAATTCCTTATCGGTTTGAGATATGGTGTGCTGCTCTCAGATTGCAATTTCCAAACCTAGCTAATTTTGACTAAAAGTAAAGATTATGAAAAATTTACAGGAATGAACAATTCAAGGTGTTTTGATTGCTTGATATATATTTCGTCCACCGAGTTGCAGGTTTGTCCTGTGACACCACGACACCAGTAAAATTGCTTTAAATGATGCTCTTCCAGACCATGTGTTATCTAAGGTAGTACTATCTATATATTTTGACCCTGTCTGGTGTCGGATCAATGAATTTCTTTACTAGAGTTGTCCTCTAATTGTTGGACGTGTCGCCAGAAGTAATCTGCTATCCTGTGACTAGGAAATTTAAAGGATAtgattttttcaaagaaaaaaatCAGGAAATAAAGTAGAAATAGCATTTGAGGATGAGCGATGAGGTAAATACTACGCTTCATGGCATCCGTAGATATAGTACAATTCAAGTTCTTGCAGCATAGTATGCAGCCCTCTGCCTTCTGTGTGATTCTTTTCCTTATGCTAACACAATTTGTGGACATATAATTATTTCAGCTTCTTGATGGAAGGAATTAATATAGGGTACCCTATCAAACAACGGATGATCTGATACTGCTGTTGAGATAGACTAAGGTGTTTATTTGGTATCATTTCTTCTATTCGGATTCTGTGATGGTGAATGGAGCCCTTGACATGTACCCTGTATTTCATACATTTGCATGGCCACTAATACCGATTATAATTTAAGTGTTCTGCCCACTGCAGCAGTTTTTGCAACAACTTCAGAATGTTCAAAATAATTGCATTAGCTTCGGCAGGGTATAGCAATTATTAGGCCAactttatatatttatattatcttCGTTTTTTCCCTCAGGATAGGGAATCTACTTAGGTTCTCTATCTTCCTAAAAAAATACGTTAGACTTTGAGACGTTCTTTCTTTTCATTTTTAGGTTTTTGTGTGGTATCCGTTTGAAAGGTTGCTTATTACGTGACtaaatattattattatttaaccAGGGAAAGCCCTCGCCCTCTTCATCGAGTGATGAGGGATGCACAACCTTTCATTATGCAGTTTAGTGTTGAAATGCTAAATCCAATATCCTGTTTCATTTATATACTTCACACCAAAGCTCATAAGTATTCTGTTGATCTTTTGAACATTCTCAGTAATTCTTTCTTATGGATTTGCGACGGATTTTGTAAAATCTCATGAAGCTGACTTGTGTATTATAATTCTAATCTCCATTGATAATTATACCTTCCATTTTTTTCACCAATATTTCTACTGTCTCGATACTCTTTCATCAAGATGGCGGGCGCGGCAAAGCGCGCCTTGACGTTCTAGTCTATAATATAAACGTTGGTCATTAGAAGGCCTTCCACTCTTCCCTCAAATAACTGATCATGTTAACTTTCTATATTTATTTGCAACATGCATGTAACCGATCAATTGTGTGTTAACTTTCTAGTACatgtttccctcaaaaaaaaaaaactttctAGTACATGTTTATGAGCTGCAACCCTTCCGCCAAATAGCTTGTGTTAATCGGACGTCACTCTTTCCACCAAATAGTAGCGGCATTCCGCCATCctgggtggatggagaggagagaagcTGTGGCACAGGTACGTGGTGGTTTTTGATCCGCGAGGCGGACATTCAGACTCCTGCAAACCTCTCCGCTTTGTATTCAATTTGCGAGAATTCAAACACGCGGACGTATGTGGCATTGCATTGGATGACAAAAAAGGTTCGAACGCATTGGTCCGGACGTTTGCGAGCGTTTTACGGCACggcgcattggagatgcccttagaccaTAGATATTGATGAGGTTTTAAACGCAGTAACCAACTAATTTGGGCTATctatttttctcgcattttctACAACTCAGGCATATGTTTCTTTACTTCAAAAGCAAAGCAAACGATTGTTCAACCTCGGATCTTCACGGATAGTATGAAGTCAACATGGTTAGATGTACATGATACTCCCTCtgcaaagaaatataagagcgtttagatcactaaaatacaTGAGAATAAGAATAGTACTCCCTAGTTATACAATATCCCACCCTATATAACATCTTGCAATGTAAGGAGGATTACATAGGCACAGTATTTCAAATAGCTCCCTTGAATATCCAGGTCAGAGTGCGTTAGTTGGTGAGCGATGGACTGCCTGGATGAACTTGGTCcggagattgatagatgttcaatTATCCGACCAACCTGATTCGACACATTGGAAGTGTGCTAGAAATGGGGTGTTTACGATGAAATCTTTCTACATGAATCTGATTAATTCTGGCTCAATCTCGAGATCGTTTCTGGTTCTCTTAGATCCTGCCACGTAGATCGTTTCTGGTTCTCTTAGATCCTACATAGGCAcatccgaagcagctatgtactccgcttcacacgtagatcctgccacgacgctctgcttggaactacaccaattgacagctccatcattcaataaaaatacgtattcagtttgtgacttag is a window encoding:
- the LOC123039525 gene encoding 3-ketoacyl-CoA synthase 6-like — translated: MTLTAAVLPKVAQWLAAAHECVTQPSPIHLLVVALLIVTATAYLALRPKTVYLVDYACFRPRSNFRYTKATFFEHAHLSPFLDDSTTNFIAAILDRSNMSDQTYVPPAFGYIEPYCGLDEARAEAELIVFPVIDDLLTKTRINNNAIGVLITNCSLFCPVPSISDMIVNRYKLRDDLRIVNLSGMACSASLTAVGLASNMLQVMPWGSHVLVVSTEIIGPSYYAGDNRSMLLGNILFRMSGAAKLLSTSRSKARFRLQYLTRTITAANNDAYRCVYQEEDEKGNLGIALSRELMNVAEDALKANIMATGSLVLPASELLKFLFFYVTKKMLFWWKVGPYIPNFSLAFEHFCIHAGGPAVITSVQHGLNLSNKHVEPSRMTFHQFGNQMSASVWYELAYIEAKGQMKKGNKVWMIGFGAGYECNTAGWVCIQPSSDVDGPWANYMDHHSTMSPTNAKQT